The Astatotilapia calliptera chromosome 2, fAstCal1.2, whole genome shotgun sequence genome includes a window with the following:
- the LOC113033449 gene encoding DNA damage-inducible transcript 4-like protein: protein MVYSSALVFGHLLSEEENVVEMIGKCFCPLKTTGQKMSSSRRGSVESYEESESISSFADLDAGLEHEQRLFQQVVTQQIERRLTEAKASILNCQVLLLPRHMTTRISQDVVRASADEPCGLRGASIKLYIDGKDGLKYIGSIFPDSSVTPTFELSVVFKAESDGWPSFKNIFDGNKVLKLRPEYRLVKRKLYSSASPVVHDFN, encoded by the exons ATGGTCTATAGCTCGGCTCTGGTCTTTGGACACCTCTTGTCGGAGGAAGAAAACGTCGTAGAGATGATAGGAAAGTGCTTTTGTCCGCTAAAGACAACAGGACAAAAGATGAGTTCATCCCGGCGGGGAAGCGTCGAGAGCTACGAAGAAAGCGAGAGCATTTCATCCT TTGCTGACCTGGACGCCGGTCTGGAGCACGAACAGCGGCTTTTCCAGCAGGTTGTGACTCAGCAGATTGAGCGTCGCCTCACTGAGGCCAAGGCTTCCATCCTCAACTGCCAGGTGCTCCTGCTGCCTCGCCACATGACCACCAGGATTAGTCAGGATGTGGTGCGTGCCTCTGCTGATGAGCCCTGTGGGCTCCGGGGGGCCTCCATCAAGCTCTACATCGATGGCAAAGATGGCCTGAAGTACATCGGGAGCATCTTCCCCGATTCCAGCGTCACACCGACTTTCGAGCTATCTGTGGTCTTCAAGGCAGAAAGTGACGGCTGGCCGTCATTCAAGAACATCTTCGATGGCAACAAAGTTTTGAAGCTGAGACCAGAGTACCGGCTGGTCAAGAGGAAGCTCTACTCCTCTGCCAGTCCTGTTGTTCACGACTTCAACTAG